The Brachionichthys hirsutus isolate HB-005 unplaced genomic scaffold, CSIRO-AGI_Bhir_v1 contig_525, whole genome shotgun sequence genomic interval CCTTTTATGAGCCAATTGAAATTCAACTCACATGCTAGCCATTCTGTCAATGACAAGAGGAGTCAAGACAACCTTGCAACCCCCCGCCCATCCCGACACTAATAACGCTGTAACAGTCAGAGATAGATCAAACCGAATGCTAATAGTTAGAGCGGGTTTTCGGCCTCCCATAAGTATTTATTGCAGACAATTTTTGCCTTAATTGGTTTGGAGCAGATACATTTCTGGGTACGGCTGCATTCAGTCTTAATAGTTTTCAGTCCGTCTGCTGACCGACAAATgatctggattttcttttgctgtttgttttcagaGCATCTGCCTGCGGATAATACATACTTAAAGAGCCATTGCACGTGGAACGATCTGCTCTTGCTGTGCGTGCATTGAACCAGTTCTAACCTTTGACCCCTGACACCCCAGTCACTTGTGGGGGAAAAGGTTCATTATCACAATCCGAACAGTCAGAATCAATGCTTAGTGAGTGTCATAGAAGTTGGGTCTGCTCAACAACCTCTATCCTTTGCACGAGTTTTGAATCGACAGACAATAAAAGGAACGTGGAGAATGAGACTGAAACCTGGCTTGTACTTTCTGTCATCGTCAATGTCGCCACTGAGGGGCAGGAGAGAGCCTGGAATGAAAGTGCAGGTACCCTGGGCTGAAATTAAACTCACAAATTACATGCTGAAGGTGCGTAATCTATCACTATACCACTCACATCAATTAATGTACACTTAATAAAATCGTTTAGTCAGTAGTTACAATTCAAATACATATTAGATTTTGGAATATGTCTGCAGATATATTATATTTGACAGACTTCAAATATTATGATAATTTTGTATTAAGTTCATGTTGAGAAACGTTTACCTCGCAGTAATTAGTTCAACGCTTCAGAGTCGTCTGGTGTTTCTTATCGCAACACAAAGCAGGGCAGAGCCCGGCCCAGTACTGAAACCTGATCGCAGCGCTCGTCCACTCAGCGACCAGTAGGCGGCGCTCGTCCACTCAGCGACCAGTAGGCGGCTCTCGTCCACTCAGCGACCAGTAGGCGGTGCTCGTCCACTCAGCGACCAGTAGGCGGTGCTCGTCCACTCAGCGACCAGTAGGCGGCTCTCGTCCACTCAGCGACCAGTAGGCGGCTCTCGTCCACTCAGCGACCAGTAGGCGGTGCTCGTCCACTCAGCGACCAGTAGGCGGTGCTCGTCCACTCAGCGACCAGTAGGCGGTGCTCGTCCACTCAGCGACCAGTAGGCGGTGCTCGTCCACTCAGCGACCAGTAGGCGGTGTCACTCGGAGAACTTGCGACCATCTGAGCTCACTTCCGCCGGCTCGAGTCGGacagctgctcctctgtctccccCTTCCCTATTTGTGCTTCCCTCCCGTTTCCAACCGGCCACTGCTGCTGCGCGGAAGGAGGCGAGCACAGCGGGGAGCGGCCGCGGCGCACCGGAGCGGAACTTGTCCGTCTTAGAACCGAGCGGGAGCCTCATGCTAAGCGCCGTCAGCGCGGAGGATACACGGCGGTCCGTAGTTGCGTAACTGGAATACTTTTTATACAGttgttgggcttttttttttttcttcattttttttttaccccaccACTCCATTAAAGCCAAGATGGAGAACGACGACAAATACCTCCCCGAGCTCCTGGCGGAGAAGGACAGCCTAGACACGTCGTTCACGCACGCCATGAAACTTTTAAACGCAGGTAAAGTTGGttattgttgcatttattttatggaTGTATGCTTTGTGTTTagaatgagcccccccccccccccccccgtcatgtaTTTACCGACCACGCGGCGCCTTGTCGCGTAACGTTTGAACGCGTCTAAGTTAATGGCGCGGAGGTCGTAAACCGCCTGAAGCGGAGGTGACGCGGAACGTTTCCCCGCTTCCTCTCCCGAGCTGCTCCGCGTCGAATGCGTTTCCTCCGGTAACGCGCAGGCTCCGGTTCGCGTCTAGTTTTTTTCTGGATaaattgttgtttgttttgcttattTCAAAGCCGGCAGGCGGTCAGTAACCTTCCGCCGGTCTGCCCTCGCCTGCCCCGTGACGGTGGTCGGGACGAGACGCAAAAGGGAAAGTTGCCCGCGGCGTTTAACCGGATAAAACGGTCAGCGTGCTGGATGCTATCTATTTGAATTAAGACGAAGGCACCATGTGTGGAAGTCAGGTGCCAAgggggggtctggatcttatcccaggtggggggggggtctggatcttatcccaggtggggggggtctggatcttatcccaggtggggggggtctggatcttatcccaggtggggggggtctggatcttatcccaggtggggggtctggatcttatcccaggtgaggggggtctggatcttatcccaggtggggggggggtctggatcttatcccaggtgggggggggtctggatcttatcccaggtggggggggggtctggatcttatcccaggtggggggggtctggatcttatccctggtggggggggggggggtctggatcttatcccaggtggggggggtctggatcttatccctggtgggggggggggggggtctggatcttatcccaggtggggggggtctgggtcttatcccaggtggggggggtctggatcttatcccaggtggggggggtctggatcttatcccaggtggggggggtctggatcttatccctggtggggggggggggggtctggatcttatcccaggTGGGGGTCTGGGTCTTATCCcaggggggggtctggatcttatcccaggGGGGGGTCTGCACCTTGGAGAAGCAGCCAGTCAGACAAAATGGACACACAAAGAGCTTCGCTATGATGGGATGCTCTCACCATTTCGTGCCATTCAGGAACTAAGAGCTGAGGGTTAATTGTGGTTGTAATTGAGGAGTTCTCTTTCGTATTACAGCGCGTGCAGAATAGAGACCGTTTCTGAAATGGAAATTGAGAACGATCCACAAAGATGAAGTGTCACTTTGAGCCGTTGGGCATTTTAGAGTCCCTCAGTCTGTGATCTGTGGGTCAAACTGTGGAGTTTCTGACATGTTTTAGGATCTGGGCCGGGTATAAGGAGACGAAGGTCAGCGATGATGCTATTGAGAGTGATGGGAGCCAGAGACAAGGTGTTGAGCCGCATGGGAGAGACGATAGAAGGTCCAGGGAAGAAATGGTTGCTGCTTCTCAGTAATGCCGCAGTGAAAAGCATGTTAAAAAGGGTTCAGGATTAAGCAGCAGATTTATGATATGgcttggttgttgttgttgttgttgttttgaaatAGTCGATCAACAGTTCTCAGAATCTAAAATGAGTTATTTACGTGTCTTATAACTTGAAATGAAAGACTGTTTccagtgacaaaaacaaaaactataaAAGAAACGATCCCATACAGGAGAGAAGCTgcacacaaaacatttaaagttttgattaaaaaaatgattggaTGATGAGTTACAATCTTTTCGGTTATGTAATAATAACAAATCGCTTCATGAAATgcattaccggtacatgtatccttctttttttaaaccattttatCATATTAAAAAATGAATGTCTCCTCTAATGTCAGTGAAACCAATATTGGAAAAGTGCGATAGTATATCTGTCTATTAATTTTAACCAGTACACTCGGCGTGTTTATGACCTGCACACTTGAAAATCAATGCTTATTTGATGCATATAGATACGTGCACATAAATCCTCCCCTCCCATAACTGATGTCTATTTTGCCTGAAATGTTACCTCTCCCCCTCTAGAAATTGATAGAATCCAGAAAGATGAGACAAAGAAGGAGGCAGAAACATACCTGGACCTTTTCACAACAAAGAACATCAAACTTAAGGAACGCGTGCTCATACCTGTCAAACAATACCCGAAGGTGAGACTTCTTTGCccttgatttcttttcttttcttcctctttgtcccGCTTGAATTAAACCGAAACAGAATTTAATTACAAAATGCCACTGAGTTATTTTGTACTCTCAAATTACTCTTCTCAGCCTTGATTGTTTGGATCCAGATTATCATTACAGCAGACGCTGACaggatttaaaatataatagatctggatctcttttttttttttttttttttttgcagacagatttgcataaaataaattaatgtatGCATTTATCATGTaattgttttgctttatttgttttgacgACAAAGCAGCTATTTTGGGGCAGAATGTCTTTTAAAAGTCAAAACAACACATTGCGTTTCAAGTTACGTTTGATTTGCATGTAGATGAATTTATTTCCATCAATTTACGTGGGAAAACTTGCAAAGCTTGTGTAAACTTTATGCATCATTGTCTCTGTTTGGAGTCACCGCTTTCTTTGAGATGTTCATCCCATAGAAGAACAAGGATAACATCTGTAGATACTCCCTCGACTAGAATATCAGATCGATATGATGTAGGTGGGCGATCAGGAAGGCAAGACGGCCTCCAGGGAGCAGACATAAAGATACTTTACCCATGTTTTAAGATTACAAAAGCTACTTTTACAACTCAAATAGGACTTTCTTTTTCCTAATGGTTTTTGGTAGTAAAAGCTAACTAGTACGCATCATATACCGATGGTTAGTACTTTGTTTGAAGATTGAGGAGGCAGAGATTGGACTGCTTAGACATTTCATGTGAATAGTTCGTGGTGGTTCTCACAGGACCCCGGGGCTCCTAATCACTCGTCTCTTGTAaatcagtgataacagaatactTGCAACGCAACCCCCGACATTACAGCTGCTGCACTCTAGAATGAAAACTGCCTTTTCGACTCTGAAATTATTTTGCGCCTCTTTGTTTTGCTCTTAGTTCAATTTCGTGGGGAAGATTTTGGGACCTCAGGGCAATACAATCAAACGTTTGCAAGAAGAAACCGGAGCCAAGATTTCTGTACTGGGCAAAGGGTCCATGAGAGACAAAACCAAGGTAATGCATAAGAACACACATCTGGGTTACACACCTGTGAGGAGGTTACCTGAAGCCACGGCACATCTGCCCTGTGTTTTGAGAAGGATGGCAGGCGGAGAGCCCAGATGGTCTCACCTCGTAGGATGAACGTGCATCCATGCGCCTCACATCCGTTCAGGGAAACCTAAAATGATTCTGATAAGCCCGTTTGATGTTATACTCCTCTATATAAAGGAAAGCAGCGTTGCACCTTTGTCTCATGCACTGTAGACGAGGAGGGAATACCATCATGCATTGCAAGATGACTTTCCTTGCAGAGTTGGCAGTGTGCTCTCTTTGACTCGTGAACACTCCCGTGACATTGTTCCAGGAGGAGGGGCTGAGGAAAGGTGGCGAGCCCAAGTACGCACACCTGTCCATGGAGCTGCATGTGTTCGTCGAGGTGTTTGCCCCCGTGCCGGAGGCCTACCTGCGCATGGCGCACGCAATGGAGGAGGTCAAGAAGTTCCTGTTCCCGGTGAGTCAGACTGTCTGttggcttttctgtgtggaccTGTCTCAACACGTCTTTTGATGACTCTTTGTTTCACCTCATTGATTTGTTGGAGGTGTATTCAAATTATTTAGTCTCTAAATTGACAATTGAGACAAGTAACAGCTACGAAAGTAACGTCTTTAACAGCAAATATTAGATTTGAGTTATTTTCCGTTGGGCAGTaaataccatttttttttttttccttttctttacgTTTCTTGTTTTATCTCAGTTGATAGTGAAAATGCTCGTCTCTCTCCTCGTGGAACTTTTTTTGTCGTTGATTTATCTGAGCAACCCGCCTAATTGAATCTATGTGGGGAAACGCGAGGAGAGGGAAAGCAATGAGGGGCGCACGGttccaaaaatacaaaattaatgtGGCAGTAAATGTTGATATTATGTGAGGAGGCTGCAACGAAAggaatgtatgtatgtatgtatgatGTCACATTGTGCAGCCCTGCTGTCCATTGAGTCTCACTTTATGTTAAGGACATGGGTGGGTGTGCGTTTTATCTGTTCCTCTTTAGGGCTTGGATTCTGAAGGCTTGTATCGCTCTACCGATGTAAATACAAAGCAGAGCCTTTCTCTTGCTTGACGGATTTACAGATCCCCAACACGGTCTCctttagaaaatgttttctgcagACTGTAATACTTAAAGTATTGCAAGATGGTAGAGATGTTTCAGCTCCCTGGACTGTTGAATGTAGCTGCAGTCGTGTTTATCCTCCTCATCATTAGAGCGCCGTCACAGATCTGAGGACTGAACTCAGGAGAAAGGAACTATGCTGCTCAGACTAGCGGCTCCGTTAATTCATCCGAGCTCGCTTTTGTGGCTAGAATAAGATGGCCGTTGATGCGTTCACACAGGACTTGTCGAGGATTGATTTACATTTTGTGCATGGTGGAGACTGGCACAGGAAGGCAGGGAGGGTGGGATGGATGGTTTCCAATCTCCCACATCCAGGACCACCATTCTCCTTAACGCCGAGTCGTTGGCACGGAGATTGCTTGGGAGGGACGGCTCCGTAATAGTTGTTGCACTCTTTTATTCATTACTTGTTCTTTCACACCGGCTCCTTTCTGTTGCATCCTTTCCCCTCCTCTTTGTTTTTCGTCTGTGCACCATCCGAGCACCTTTCCTCTTGTTTCTCACCACCTGGGTTTCTTttcttgcgtgtgtgtgtgtgtgtgtgtaggataTGATGGACGATATCTGCCAAGAGCAGTTCATGGAGATGGGCTATCTGAACGGGGGCCAGGAGCACGGCGCCAGAGGCCGAGGGGGCATGCCAGTCAGGGGCCGCGGCGTCCCTCCTGCTGGAGTTCACAGGTGTGGAGATGCATGTATACACAGATTGCTTTTGTGTAACGGCTGCTGGAGCACGACCTGAAGTACAGAGACATTGTTGTTCGTTTACTACTCTATCAGTGTATCTGAAAGTCACGAGCAAACCAGAAGACGAGTATTAACGCCGTTTCTTTGTTGCTCGTGTTTCTGAACTTCCTGACAGAATGTACTTTTGTCTGACGTTAGATGAGACGATCATTATCGCATCGTACCGTAGATAATGTAGCCGGTGCCAGAGGGTGTTAGTCTAGCTTAATGTCACGATTCAAATCAAGGAGAAACATCTATGCTAAGTGTAAAATACACACGTCGGCTATATCTTGAGTTCACGTTTGTCTTTTGAGCAAAAGCAAGATGGAACGATGTTCTTACCTTTGGAGAGAGCTGCTCGCTGTTTCCATCTGTTTCCAGGCTTTGTGCTAATCCGAGCCAAACGGTTGCAGGAACTGACTTCATGTTTAATGGTATTGATTCCTCCAACATTAAGAAAGTGAttaagcatccccccccccggaataTTGACCGATTCCTTCACGTAAAGGAATACAGTGTTAATGCTGTTCCTCTCTCCAGGGGGAGGGGGATGCCTCCTCGCGGCGCTGCCCCGAGGGGAGGTGTGACTCGAGGTGGACCAGCCAGAGGAGGTGCGGTGAGAGGCGCCCCAACAGGCCGAGGAGGACCCCCTTCAGCACCCGCAAGGGGAGCCGTAGCGCCCCGTGCCAGGCCACCGACCGGCGGCCCCCCCCAGAGGATGGGACCTCCGCCCGCTCACCAGCACacccctgctgcagctgctgagggcTACGAGGAATATGTGAGTATCACCAGTGTGGCGGTTTAGAGTGTCCCAAGCACAGGTTGGTtcagatgttgttgttttgttttcgtGAGTGATCTCTGTGAACTGGATTTACGTCCCATGAAGGAAAAGGGTCACTCTTCAAACTAAGAATCTGAAAAGTGAAATTTCACACATTGTACTGTAGGACTGTAAAGGCGTGCATCTGTCGACTGAATGAAGGCCATGGTCGTGCCTGTTTGCCCGTATTCAGGGGTTTCGACATGAATGGGGGCGCCTGTGTCCTTGGACATGTTGTCGCTGACGATGTAGACACAACCAACAGACACATAattagctgtttgtttttgccgAGACTTGAGGCTGTGGGTTCTGACGCAGCTAAATGTGACCTCCAACAGGTTAATGCTCTGTTTCTAAGTGACTTGGGATGCTCGGGACACGAGGGAGCGCGTCTTCTTTCATGCAAACGTAGCACTTGGACACCTTGACATTCATGATTCATGAACAggtctctttaaaaaaagaagaaaaaaaatctcactAGGGTTTTTTTTGCGTTTCTCCAGGGCTACGACGAGAGCTACACGGACGCGTCCTACGAGGCATACGACAGCTATTACAACCAGCCGCAGGCGTGAGTGAATCACATGTCTCTTTGGTTTCTACCTGCATGTCGCAAGGTACACACACGTTACCACGTCGTTGGTTTCGCTTCAGCAGATCCGATAGCAGCAGCGACGCTTTATCACAACTAATGATATTCCATGTTTGAAAGGTTGGAATGTTGGAATAATGCGTTTCATACAAGAGAGCCGATCCTTGATATTATTTTTCAAAGCTAATTATCACCCTCAAGATGTTACACTCGGCAGA includes:
- the LOC137917056 gene encoding KH domain-containing, RNA-binding, signal transduction-associated protein 1-like; translation: MENDDKYLPELLAEKDSLDTSFTHAMKLLNAEIDRIQKDETKKEAETYLDLFTTKNIKLKERVLIPVKQYPKFNFVGKILGPQGNTIKRLQEETGAKISVLGKGSMRDKTKEEGLRKGGEPKYAHLSMELHVFVEVFAPVPEAYLRMAHAMEEVKKFLFPDMMDDICQEQFMEMGYLNGGQEHGARGRGGMPVRGRGVPPAGVHRGRGMPPRGAAPRGGVTRGGPARGGAVRGAPTGRGGPPSAPARGAVAPRARPPTGGPPQRMGPPPAHQHTPAAAAEGYEEYGYDESYTDASYEAYDSYYNQPQAEPEYYDYGHGETTESYESYGKENVRRPHLGQDDWNGTQRTTPGKAPPSRGANTSYREHPYRQY